In Desulfobacterales bacterium, the DNA window GGCAAAGCATATTTTTTTAGAGAGGCATTGTCTTGGAGTCGTATTAGCTCAGGAAAATTTTCATTGCGTTACCATAAAGCGGGCTCAACATATGACTCAACTGCGCCATCAGTATTCACAAGTTCCGACCGAAAAAATCAAACGCTCGCTTTTTTGAATGGGAAAATTGTTGCTCATCTCTTGGCTGCGATAAGTCCAACCCTTGACTTCAGAATTACTAATCTCGGCAGATTGCCGTTGCTCTCTATCAACTCGTCCAGTCTGTCAAAAATTAATGCAAACACCATAGCTTTGGTTCGTTCTGGGCAAGTGGATTGGGATTCCTACGAAACCTCTTGGGATTTTAATGACCTGCCGCTACTTCGACCCGATTATTGGCAACCAACTTTGAACACCACTTACCAGAAGCTCCGCGCCCACTGGCAGGAAATGGCACTTGAAATGCAACGTCTCGAAAAAGAGAACAACCGCATCTTTATTGAGGCCTATGGCCTGCAAGATGAGCTAACACCCGACGTCCCTCTAAGTGAAATCACCCTGACCTGCAATCCCCACTACCGCTACGGTAACAACAAGAGCGAAGACGAGCTGGAAACCTTGCTCCTGGCCGACACCATGAAGGAGTTTATCTCCTACGCCGTGGGCTGCATGTTCGGCCGCTATTCGCTGGATAAACTGGGGCTAATTCTTGCCAACCAGGGCGAAACCATTGAGGATTATCTGAAGCAAATCCCCGAACCGATCTTCCCGGCGGATGCCAACAACGTCATCCCCATGCTCGACGGCGACTGGTTCACCGACGACATCGCCGAGCGCTTCCGCAAATTCCTGCGCGTCACTTTTGGCGAGGAGCACTATGAGGAGAACCTCAAGTTCCTCGAAAAGGCCCTGGGTAAAGACATCCGCAAGTATTTTCTTAAAGATTTTTATAACGACCATGTTCGCCGGTACAAAAAGCGGCCCATTTACTGGCTGTTTTCAAGCCCAAAGGGCAGTTTCAATGCTCTCATCTACATGCACCGCTATCGCCCGGATACGGTGAGCGTGGTGCTCAATGATTATCTGCGCGAGTTCCGCGCTAAACTGATCGCCCGAAAGGATCATCTTGAGGCGGTGAGTATCAGCGCCGGTGCCTCCTTGGGAGAAAAAACCAAGGCGCTAAAAGAGATCGAAACCTTAAAAAAGATGATAAACGAGCTGAGCGCCTATGAACGCGAGGTGCTCTATCCGCTTGCTACCCAGCAAGTGGCAATTGAGCTTGACGACGGGGTGAAGGTGAATTACCAGAAATTCGGCGCGGCCTTAAAGAAGATTCCGGGTCTGGATGCGAAAGGTGAGGAGTGAACCGGATATGAGTGACAAGAACACCACGCAACCTGCATTGGACTTCGGACAACTGGTCGGTGTCATCCGTCAAGTCCATGACAAGTTGGCAGCCCAGGTAAGCCGGGCTGTCAATACCAGCCTCACCCTTCGCAACTGGATGATTGGGTTCCACGTTGAGGAGTATGAGCGCCGGGGCGTTGATCGTACCGAATACGGCGACAAGTTGATGGACATGCTCGCCGATAGTCTGACCCAGCTTGGCGTATCGCGTTGTGATCGGCGGGAAATTTACCGCTATCGCCAGTTGTATCTGACTTACCCGCAGATTGTGGAGATAGTGACTCCACAATTGCAGCCTCTGATAGGGCAGGTATGTTTGGCTGGTGCCGATTCTTCATCCGATGCCGCTGCCCCAACGATTGTGGAGACGTCTCCACAGTTCAGAATCGATGGTAAGACCCTGATTTCGCGCCTATCGTTTTCGCATATCGTGGAATTGCTCAACCTGGAAGATGCCACCAAGCGCACGTTCTATGAGGTGGAGTGCATCCAGGGCAACTGGTCGGTTCGTGAATTGAGACGACAAATCCACAGCCTCTACTATGAACGTTGCGGCCTTTCGATAGATAAAAAGAAGCTTTCGGAACTTGCCCGGCAAGGCGCGGAGCAGGTGTCACCCGCCTTGCCGGTGCGCGACCCGTATATATTCGAGTTCCTGGGCCTGACGCCTCGAGAGGTGATGAGCGAATCACATCTCGAAGACCAGCTTATCAGTAAGATTGAAGAATTCCTTTTGGAGCTGGGCCACGGATTCTGCTTTGAAGCCCGGCAAAAACGAATCCTGATCGGGGACGAGCATTATTTTATTGATCTGGTTTTCTATCACCGCATCCTGAAGTGCCATGTGCTGGTGGAGTTGAAACTGGCCGAGTTCAGCCATGAAAACATTGGCCAGCTCAATACCTACGTAAGCTGGTACAGAAAAAACATGATGCTTGAGGACGATAACCCGCCCATTGGCATCCTGCTTTGCACCCACAAGAAGCACTCTCTGGTCGAGTTCGCGCTGGCAGGTATGGATAACCGGCTATTTGTATCCAAGTACCAGATGGAGCTGCCCAAGCGGGAGGAAATCGAGCGGTTTCTTGCTGAAAAGCTCCATGAAGCAGGGGGCGTGGATGAGTGAAAAAGGGGACTTATAAATGAAAATTAACAGGTTGAGGTTAACCCTGAATTTACAGATATCCATGAAAGATCCCGAAAATAGAAACCGAAGGCGGCAATAGAATATGAATGATCGCATTGTCCAGGCACTGACCAAGCTATTTGAGCGTTACCGCATCGTCTTCTGGTATGACGCCAAAAAGGAACTGCGTGCTGATTTCGAGGCGCTGGCGTTGGACGGGATTGAGAAGGTGGAGCTCACCAACAATGAGTTCGGGGTGAAACACCGGATTCTGCGGGAGCAACCGGAGCAGAAGTTTCTCCTCTACCGCGAAGGCCCACAGCCCGACGACTTGGACAACTGGCTGCTGGATGTTCAGTTGGCCCATGGTGAATTCCGGACCGATCAGGCCGCGATCTGGCTCTCCGAGTTGGAGCTGGGACTTGAGTTTACCGATGTAGTGCAGGCTCATGCGGAGTTCTATCAGGCGGCTAAGCGAAAGGATGCACTTAAGCAGATCCTTAAACCCGATGATACCCCCGGCATGATCCGCCTGAAGATGCTGGCGGTGTGCGCGGGATGTAAAACGGACCCGCGCATGGATGCCGTGGTGGAAAACCTGCTCGCGGAACTGGCCGATGAGCGGGACGATAAGATGAAACTGATCGGCCGTTGCAATCTGGAGGGTTTTCTCTGGGAGCAGATGACCCGCTGCTACGGTTACAAGTCCGATGAGCCGGGCATACGCGATTTTGTTATCGAACTCTTTAAATCCTGCTATGCCATGGGGACCGATGGCGAGATCCGCCTGACCGGGGATGCCCTCGTGTTCCTCAAACACTGGAAAGACAGCCGTTCGTTTGAAGCGAGTTTTGAAACGCTCTCCGCTGAGTGTGCCGATGTGATCGGCATCGAACAGGATCTGGCCAAGCGGGATTACCGTGAATTGATCGAGCTGGATTACTTCCCCCTGATTGATCAGAAAATTATCAGCGAGCTGGTTAAGGCCGTGGCATCCCGGACCGTATCAAGCGGCGATGTAGCGCTTTGGGTTCGTCCGCGCCGGCAGGGCCACTGGTTCGGAGAGTATCGCCACCTCTACGAAGCCGTTGATTTTGCCGCACAGTTCATGCAGACCATGGATGAGGCGGTATTAACCATGGTCAGTCTGGCGGATGGCGTTCAGCGTTACAGCCGTTTCTGGTTCCCATTGGATCAACTCTACCGAAAGTTCACTTACCATGTCCGCATGTCGGGGCAGGCCTCTCTAATGGGGGCATTATCCGAGCGAATTGAGAACCTCTATTCAAATAATTATCTGCTGAAGGTCAATGACCACTGGCAGTCTTTCGTCGACGAAACGGGCAAATGGGAGGCCCCTCCCGTCCCGCTGCAAAAGGACTTTTTCAGTCGCTGGGTACAGCCTTTTCTGAAGAAGGACAACAAGGTCTGTGTCATCATTTCGGACGCCTTACGCTATGAGATCGGCGACGAGTTATTGAGCCTCATTCGCCGGGAGGATCGATTCGAGGCGCATCTGGAACCCGCCTTGACCCTGTTACCGAGCTATACCCAGCTGGGCATAGCGGCGCTATTGCCCCATAGGGAATTGGCTCTGGCCGACAACGAAACTGGAGTTGTTCTCGCGGACGGCCAAAGCTCTCAAGGCACGGCCAATCGCATCAAGATCCTGGCGCAGGCCATTTCCCAACGGGCCACCGCGGTGAAGGCTGATGAATTAATGGGGTTAAATAAAGAGGATTGCAGAGGGTTAATTCGGGATCACGATGTGGTCTACGTATATCATAACCACATTGATGCAATCGGCGGCAAACGCGAAACGGAAGAACGCGTATTCGAGGCCGTGGAAGAGACCCTGCAGGATCTGATTCGATTGATTAAAAAACTCACCGGAGCCAACGCCAACAACCTGCTCATAACCTCGGACCATGGTTTCATCTATCAGAACCGGGCCATCGAGGAGAGCGATTTTTCCGGTTGCGATGCCGTTGGGGACCTGATTCTGTTCCGTGACCGGCGTTTTGTGTTGGGCAAGGGGTTGAAGGAGGTTTCGGGCCTTCGCAAGTTTCAATCCGCCCAGCTTGGACTGGTCGGCGATGTGGAAGTGCAGATCCCGAAATCAATTAACCGGCTGCGACTGAAGGGTTCGGGAAGCCGATTCGTCCACGGGGGCGCATCGCTTCAGGAGGTGGTGGTTCCGGTCCTTAAGATCAACAAAAAGCGGCAGAGCGATATTTCGTCAGTTGAAGTTGATATTTTACGAGGATCAAGCTCTGTGATCACCTCCGGTCAGCTCGCTGTCGCGCTCTACCAGGCGCAACCGGTAACCGACAAGGTGCAGCCGAGAATCCTCCGGGCGGGTATCTTCACCCAGGCGGGCAATCTGATTTCCGATAGCCACGAGCTGACGTTTGACCTGGCATCCAACAACCCGAGGGAAAGGGAGCAACAGGTGCGTTTTCTCCTGACCCGCAAGGCGGATGAGGCCAATGGCCAGGAGGTGATCCTGAAACTGGAGGAAAAACATGTCGGGACCTCTCATTACAAAGAGTATAAGTCGCTCCGGTATATGATGCGGCGCTCATTTACCAGCGATTTTGACTTTTAAAGGATGATCGAGCGATGAACGAACTTGACCAGAAAATAAACAAACACTTTCAAGGCCTTGTTGTTCGAAAAGATCTCGTCAAGACCGTCAAGGGCAACGCCATTGTTCCCTCCTACGTGCTTGAATATCTGCTGGGGCAATATTGCGCGACCAGCGACGAGGCTTCAATTGCGACAGGTATCGAGACCGTCAAGGAGATCCTGCGCAAGCACTATGTGCATCGAAACGAAGCGGGCCTGGTCCGTTCCAATATTAAGGAAAAGGGGCGCTATAAGGTCATTGACAAGATTAGCGTCGTGTTGAATGACAAGACGGATGCTTACGAGGCGGAGTTTTCCAATCTTGGTATCAAAAAGGTGCTGGTAGATTCCGGGACAGTGAAAGCGCACCCCAAGCTCTTGGTCAGCGGCGTCTGGTGCATCGCCGATATCGAATACGAGTTCACCGAGGAAAAAAATGCCACCCCCTGGATTTTATCAACGCTAAAACCGATCCAGCTGTCTCACTTTGATTTTGATGGCTATGTTGAAGCCAGGAAACAATTTAACACCGACGAGTGGATCGATCTTTTGATCCAGAGCATCGGTTTCAACCCGGAGATGTTTGGCCGGCGGAGCAAGCTTTTGCAACTGATCCGGCTCATCCCCTTCTGCGAGCGCAACTACAACCTGATCGAACTCGGCCCCAAGGGGACGGGGAAATCCCATATCTATTCGGAGTTTTCACCCCACGGCATTCTGCTCTCCGGCGGTGAGGTAACCGTTCCCAAGCTATTTGTAAATAACGCCTCCGGTAAGATCGGCCTTGTCGGCTACTGGGATGCAGTCGCCTTCGATGAGTTCGCTGGGAAACAAAAGAAGGTGGATAAGGCGCTTGTGGATATCCTGAAAAATTACATGGCCAATAAGTCCTTCTCAAGGGGCGTTGAAACCCTCGGCGCGGAGGCATCCATGGTTTTTGTCGGGAATACCCGGCACACCGTGCCTTACATGCTCAAGCATTCAGATCTGTTCGACGAGCTGCCCGAAAAGTTCTATGACTCCGCATTCCTTGACCGTATTCATTTTTACATTCCCGGCTGGGAAGTGGATATCATCCGTGGCGAGATGTTTTCCAATGGCTATGGTTTTGTGGTGGATTACCTTGCGGAGATCCTCCGGTCTCTGCGCAACCACGATTATTCGGACCGTTACAAAGAGCACTTTTCGCTTTCCACCGATATCTCGACCCGCGACCGGGACGGTATCCATAAAACGTTTTCAGGCCTGATGAAGATCCTTTTCCCGGATGGAGGCGCATCCAAGGAGGAGATCGAGGAACTGCTGAAGTTCGCCATTGAAGGCCGAAAGCGCATCAAAGATCAATTGCTGCGAATAGATACCACTTACCCAAGGGTGAAATTTGCCTATTTGGATACCACGGGAAAAACCCGGCTGGTGAAAACACTCGAAGAAGAGGAGTATCCCCATTGCTACCACAAGACCGTTGCTGAAGAGGAAGCCGGAGCAACTGATACCGACATCGATTCCCAAGAAATTCCAGATTCCCCACACGGAGATTCTTCCGATGCCCAACCTGCCGTCAAGGAACAACATCTGACTTTCCAGGAAAACCAGAGGGGCATCTCTTTTGACACCTTGCTTGGCCCATATCTGCGCGGCGCAAGCCGGATTACCATGACAGACCCCTATATCCGCCTGTTTTATCAAATGCGTAACTTCATGGAATTCCTTGAAACAGTCGCAAAAAACAAGCCCAAGGACGAAGAGGTCACTGTTCACCTGGTAACAACAGAAGACGAGTTCAAAGGGGCACAACAGAAAGAAAATTTCGAGAAGATAAAGGAATCCTGCGGCGCCGTTGGTATTGACTTTACCTGGGAATTTGACGCAACCGGGACTATTCACGCTCGCCACATCGTGACCGATCATGGATGGAAGATCCTTCTGGATCGAGGCCTGGATATCTTCCAGCACTATGAGATGAACGATGCCTTCACTTTTGCCAACCGCCTTCAGCAATATCGGTCTTGTAAGGCCTTCGAGGCTACATTTATTAAAAATGAAATCTGTTCACATAGCACTGCTGCGGCAAAATCATGATTATTCATTTTGAATGACACCAATGCTGAATCGGAAATTCCACTTCGATAATAAGGATAGAATATGAGAAAAGAGACATTACCCGTTCCATTTCCAAGATCGTACTGGGTTATCCCTGGCGTATTCATGGCCGGAGAATTTCCAGGTGCGCAAAGCCAGATTGAGGCAGACCATAAGCTTATCAAACTGATTGATTGCGGAATTCAGCACATCATTTGTTTGATGCAGCCGGATGAAACCGATCATAGTGGAAATCCCTTTAACGAATATGAAGATAGTGTCTTAAGGTTAGCAGAAAAGAAAAAAGTGACCGTGTCCTGTTTCAGGTTTCCCATAGCCGATCAGAATGTGCCAGGGGAATCTGAAATGAAGGTAATTCTTGATGCTATCACAATCAGCATCGAAAACCGGAAACCCGTCTACGTTCATTGTTGGGGCGGCATCGGTCGTACAGGCACAGTAGTAGGCTGTTTTTTATTGAAAAACGGGCTCGCTACTTCCGGCGATGTATTGCAAACCATAGCCGATTTGCGAAAAGACGATCCGAAGAAACACCGAATCTCCCCCGAAACGGATGCCCAGCGAAAATATGTTAAATCTTGGCTCGATAGAGATAATGGGCAACCAACAAACCTTTCGCGGACCATTGGGTGCATGTTGGGTGGCGCCGTCGGAGACGCATTGGGCGCCCCTGTTGAGTTTATGAAACGAGAGGATATCCTGCGTCGTTTTGGGCCGGATGGAATTACCAGCTACGCACCGGCTTACGGAGGCTTGGGCACCATTACCGACGATACCCAGATGACGCTTTTTACCGCAGAAGGTTTAATTCGAGGTGATGTCCGAGGCCGCCACAAGGGCATTACGACGTACACAGGCATGACCGAAAACGCTTACCAGCGCTGGCTTTACACTCAAGGGGAGCGGTCTGCTAAATATATCGATATTAGCGGTGAAGGAGCGGGATGGCTGATCCAGCAACAGGCTTTGCACAACCGCCGG includes these proteins:
- a CDS encoding ADP-ribosylglycohydrolase family protein; the encoded protein is MRKETLPVPFPRSYWVIPGVFMAGEFPGAQSQIEADHKLIKLIDCGIQHIICLMQPDETDHSGNPFNEYEDSVLRLAEKKKVTVSCFRFPIADQNVPGESEMKVILDAITISIENRKPVYVHCWGGIGRTGTVVGCFLLKNGLATSGDVLQTIADLRKDDPKKHRISPETDAQRKYVKSWLDRDNGQPTNLSRTIGCMLGGAVGDALGAPVEFMKREDILRRFGPDGITSYAPAYGGLGTITDDTQMTLFTAEGLIRGDVRGRHKGITTYTGMTENAYQRWLYTQGERSAKYIDISGEGAGWLIQQQALHNRRAPGNTCISALKEMSKTDKPARNNSKGCGGVMRMAPAGLFHWRLKNYHSPQETFQLGKELAALTHGHPTGALTGGVLAILILALADGATLPDALSLAKTLLRQERQHEETLLAIQLAEEYSKADMPHEVAISKIGLGWIAEEALAISIYCALVARDFRDGIILAVNHDGDSDSTGSITGDLLGTVYGANAIPHEWLEPLELRAVITELAQDLYVFRNWNIGEYSNNEELNKYIWEKYPGY
- the brxL gene encoding BREX system Lon protease-like protein BrxL; the protein is MNELDQKINKHFQGLVVRKDLVKTVKGNAIVPSYVLEYLLGQYCATSDEASIATGIETVKEILRKHYVHRNEAGLVRSNIKEKGRYKVIDKISVVLNDKTDAYEAEFSNLGIKKVLVDSGTVKAHPKLLVSGVWCIADIEYEFTEEKNATPWILSTLKPIQLSHFDFDGYVEARKQFNTDEWIDLLIQSIGFNPEMFGRRSKLLQLIRLIPFCERNYNLIELGPKGTGKSHIYSEFSPHGILLSGGEVTVPKLFVNNASGKIGLVGYWDAVAFDEFAGKQKKVDKALVDILKNYMANKSFSRGVETLGAEASMVFVGNTRHTVPYMLKHSDLFDELPEKFYDSAFLDRIHFYIPGWEVDIIRGEMFSNGYGFVVDYLAEILRSLRNHDYSDRYKEHFSLSTDISTRDRDGIHKTFSGLMKILFPDGGASKEEIEELLKFAIEGRKRIKDQLLRIDTTYPRVKFAYLDTTGKTRLVKTLEEEEYPHCYHKTVAEEEAGATDTDIDSQEIPDSPHGDSSDAQPAVKEQHLTFQENQRGISFDTLLGPYLRGASRITMTDPYIRLFYQMRNFMEFLETVAKNKPKDEEVTVHLVTTEDEFKGAQQKENFEKIKESCGAVGIDFTWEFDATGTIHARHIVTDHGWKILLDRGLDIFQHYEMNDAFTFANRLQQYRSCKAFEATFIKNEICSHSTAAAKS
- the pglZ gene encoding BREX-1 system phosphatase PglZ type A, whose product is MNDRIVQALTKLFERYRIVFWYDAKKELRADFEALALDGIEKVELTNNEFGVKHRILREQPEQKFLLYREGPQPDDLDNWLLDVQLAHGEFRTDQAAIWLSELELGLEFTDVVQAHAEFYQAAKRKDALKQILKPDDTPGMIRLKMLAVCAGCKTDPRMDAVVENLLAELADERDDKMKLIGRCNLEGFLWEQMTRCYGYKSDEPGIRDFVIELFKSCYAMGTDGEIRLTGDALVFLKHWKDSRSFEASFETLSAECADVIGIEQDLAKRDYRELIELDYFPLIDQKIISELVKAVASRTVSSGDVALWVRPRRQGHWFGEYRHLYEAVDFAAQFMQTMDEAVLTMVSLADGVQRYSRFWFPLDQLYRKFTYHVRMSGQASLMGALSERIENLYSNNYLLKVNDHWQSFVDETGKWEAPPVPLQKDFFSRWVQPFLKKDNKVCVIISDALRYEIGDELLSLIRREDRFEAHLEPALTLLPSYTQLGIAALLPHRELALADNETGVVLADGQSSQGTANRIKILAQAISQRATAVKADELMGLNKEDCRGLIRDHDVVYVYHNHIDAIGGKRETEERVFEAVEETLQDLIRLIKKLTGANANNLLITSDHGFIYQNRAIEESDFSGCDAVGDLILFRDRRFVLGKGLKEVSGLRKFQSAQLGLVGDVEVQIPKSINRLRLKGSGSRFVHGGASLQEVVVPVLKINKKRQSDISSVEVDILRGSSSVITSGQLAVALYQAQPVTDKVQPRILRAGIFTQAGNLISDSHELTFDLASNNPREREQQVRFLLTRKADEANGQEVILKLEEKHVGTSHYKEYKSLRYMMRRSFTSDFDF
- a CDS encoding PDDEXK nuclease domain-containing protein, which produces MSDKNTTQPALDFGQLVGVIRQVHDKLAAQVSRAVNTSLTLRNWMIGFHVEEYERRGVDRTEYGDKLMDMLADSLTQLGVSRCDRREIYRYRQLYLTYPQIVEIVTPQLQPLIGQVCLAGADSSSDAAAPTIVETSPQFRIDGKTLISRLSFSHIVELLNLEDATKRTFYEVECIQGNWSVRELRRQIHSLYYERCGLSIDKKKLSELARQGAEQVSPALPVRDPYIFEFLGLTPREVMSESHLEDQLISKIEEFLLELGHGFCFEARQKRILIGDEHYFIDLVFYHRILKCHVLVELKLAEFSHENIGQLNTYVSWYRKNMMLEDDNPPIGILLCTHKKHSLVEFALAGMDNRLFVSKYQMELPKREEIERFLAEKLHEAGGVDE